A window of Ictidomys tridecemlineatus isolate mIctTri1 chromosome 15, mIctTri1.hap1, whole genome shotgun sequence contains these coding sequences:
- the Gemin7 gene encoding gem-associated protein 7: MQTPLAIPVPVLRLPRGPDGLSRGFAPDGRRAPLKRVATEIQECPILQESPESQEQRARAALRERYLRSLLAMVGRQVSFTLHEGVHVTAHFGATDLDVANFYVSQLQTPIGVQAEALLRCSDIISYTFKL, from the coding sequence ATGCAGACTCCATTGGCCATTCCTGTGCCTGTGCTCCGGCTGCCCCGGGGCCCCGACGGCTTGAGTCGTGGCTTTGCCCCTGATGGACGCAGGGCCCCCCTGAAGCGCGTAGCTACTGAAATCCAAGAGTGTCCCATCCTTCAAGAATCTCCAGAATCCCAGGAACAGCGGGCCCGAGCTGCCCTTCGGGAGCGCTACCTCCGCAGCCTGCTGGCCATGGTGGGTCGCCAGGTGAGCTTCACACTGCACGAGGGTGTGCATGTGACTGCCCACTTTGGAGCCACTGACCTGGATGTGGCCAACTTCTACGTGTCGCAACTGCAGACTCCCATAGGTGTGCAGGCTGAGGCACTGCTTCGATGTAGTGACATTATTTCATACACCTTCAAGCTGTGA